A genomic region of Gemmata massiliana contains the following coding sequences:
- the ribH gene encoding 6,7-dimethyl-8-ribityllumazine synthase, which produces MIYEGDFSSPAGRFVLVVARFNGFVVEQLAAGAVDAFKRHGVTEDRIDIVRVPGSYEIPLVAQKLGKSSQYAAVICLGCVIRGDTDHYDHVAGAATNGIAQASLNSGVPVIFGVLTCDTLEQAIHRAGAKAGNKGFEAAVCAVEMVNLLKKLPG; this is translated from the coding sequence ATGATTTACGAAGGCGATTTCTCTTCCCCCGCAGGCCGGTTCGTGTTGGTCGTGGCCCGATTCAACGGGTTCGTGGTCGAACAACTGGCTGCTGGCGCCGTCGATGCTTTTAAGCGGCACGGAGTGACCGAAGACCGCATCGATATCGTTCGCGTTCCGGGTTCCTACGAGATCCCGCTCGTCGCACAGAAACTCGGTAAGAGCAGTCAGTATGCGGCCGTCATTTGCCTCGGTTGTGTGATTCGTGGTGATACCGATCACTACGACCATGTGGCGGGAGCAGCCACGAACGGGATCGCACAAGCGTCGCTGAACAGCGGCGTACCGGTCATTTTCGGCGTACTCACATGCGACACGCTGGAGCAGGCGATTCACCGCGCCGGTGCGAAGGCCGGTAACAAGGGCTTCGAGGCCGCTGTGTGCGCGGTCGAGATGGTGAATTTG